The Burkholderia pyrrocinia genome includes a region encoding these proteins:
- a CDS encoding DUF1488 domain-containing protein yields MALQFPNPSRSHDAARQCVSFWGYDNSREITFVVDDAMLKNLQPGVGNDERAILGAFDEFREKLLEIARKLYVDGPQIRYSIS; encoded by the coding sequence ATGGCGCTCCAATTTCCCAATCCCAGCCGTAGCCACGATGCTGCCCGTCAATGCGTGAGCTTCTGGGGATACGACAATTCGCGCGAAATCACCTTCGTGGTCGACGATGCGATGCTGAAAAATCTGCAGCCTGGCGTGGGCAATGACGAACGCGCGATACTCGGTGCCTTCGACGAGTTTCGCGAGAAGCTGCTCGAAATCGCGAGGAAACTGTACGTGGATGGTCCGCAGATCCGTTACTCAATTTCGTGA
- a CDS encoding AMP-dependent synthetase/ligase: MSAAPWTSGSQFATVTIPALLIERVKNDADTNAFFQKRAGEWVPTTWKGYANAVCSVSAALRAAGVARGDRIAIMGDVSREWLIADMATICSGAVTVGVYFTASVEEVRYYLEDSGARLAFAGSAEQLRIVEAADTSRRLLKIVVLDPDWKRSPGETGMNVVSLAEFASHFAGDEVAYLREQSSLARPADLVSLGYTSGTTGAPKGAMLTHVSMLAGAFTWPTFCPAILSEPQRMVVHLPLSHTVARIQATTLPLMAKTVPYFVDVSADFAKCIQEVRPTSYMAPPRFYQKFATQLINHVNGSSAAEQRNYKLALGIAREVLADRLDAGTGDPFKEQLYATCRERVFKPLLARIGFDDLRYPYTASAPVPPEVVTLFQLWGINLKENYGQTEMVGGNLAQVTDWSRPGNSGVPLDDPAWETRVLPDGEMIVRGPGLFIGYWNKEAETKAALRDGWLYTGDIVDVGADGSYKLIDRKKELINTAAGKSISPVQIENELRQSPYITEALVIGEGRKYLTALIEVDGTLTMDWARTRDPSVTQYADLATSRIVIDLIREEVEKANAKLARAEQIKAFRIFPEELTPENGVMTATRKKRRKALMARYVHIIADLYDDAEEQLIKEQLAGSGSAASVHQQ, from the coding sequence ATGAGCGCGGCACCGTGGACTTCCGGCAGTCAATTCGCGACCGTCACTATTCCGGCCTTGCTGATCGAGCGCGTGAAGAACGACGCCGACACAAACGCGTTCTTTCAGAAGCGTGCCGGGGAGTGGGTACCCACCACCTGGAAAGGCTATGCGAATGCAGTCTGTTCCGTATCCGCAGCCCTTAGAGCGGCCGGTGTAGCACGAGGCGATCGGATTGCCATCATGGGCGACGTATCCCGAGAGTGGCTCATTGCCGACATGGCGACGATCTGCTCGGGAGCGGTTACAGTAGGCGTCTATTTCACCGCGTCGGTCGAAGAGGTCCGCTACTACCTGGAGGATTCAGGGGCGAGACTCGCTTTTGCCGGAAGCGCTGAACAGCTTCGGATCGTGGAAGCGGCCGATACGTCCCGCAGGCTCCTCAAAATCGTGGTGCTCGATCCGGACTGGAAGCGCTCGCCTGGCGAAACCGGCATGAATGTCGTTTCACTCGCCGAGTTCGCGTCGCATTTTGCCGGCGACGAAGTCGCTTATCTGCGTGAGCAGTCCTCGCTTGCGAGGCCGGCAGATCTGGTGAGCCTGGGTTACACCTCCGGAACCACGGGGGCGCCCAAAGGTGCGATGCTGACGCATGTATCGATGCTGGCGGGCGCGTTCACGTGGCCAACCTTTTGTCCGGCGATATTGTCCGAACCGCAGCGCATGGTGGTCCATCTGCCGCTGTCGCACACGGTCGCGCGCATTCAGGCGACGACGCTGCCGTTGATGGCGAAGACGGTACCTTACTTCGTCGACGTGTCGGCTGATTTCGCGAAGTGCATTCAGGAAGTCAGACCGACGTCCTACATGGCGCCGCCGCGCTTCTATCAGAAGTTCGCGACCCAGCTCATCAACCACGTAAATGGCAGCAGCGCAGCCGAGCAGAGAAACTACAAGCTCGCACTTGGCATCGCGCGGGAAGTGCTGGCCGATCGACTGGACGCAGGCACGGGCGACCCATTCAAGGAACAGCTCTACGCCACCTGTCGTGAGCGCGTTTTCAAGCCGTTGCTGGCCAGAATCGGCTTCGACGATTTGCGCTATCCGTATACGGCCTCCGCTCCAGTGCCGCCCGAGGTCGTCACACTGTTCCAGTTGTGGGGCATCAACCTGAAAGAGAATTACGGGCAAACGGAGATGGTCGGCGGAAACCTCGCGCAGGTGACCGACTGGTCGAGGCCTGGCAACTCCGGCGTGCCGCTTGACGACCCCGCCTGGGAAACCCGTGTGTTGCCGGACGGTGAGATGATCGTTCGGGGGCCGGGGCTATTCATCGGCTACTGGAACAAGGAAGCCGAAACCAAGGCCGCATTGCGGGACGGCTGGCTGTATACCGGCGACATCGTCGACGTCGGCGCGGACGGTTCGTACAAGCTGATCGATCGAAAGAAAGAGCTTATCAATACGGCCGCCGGCAAATCGATCAGCCCGGTGCAGATCGAAAACGAACTTCGCCAGAGCCCGTACATTACCGAGGCACTGGTGATTGGCGAAGGGCGCAAGTATCTGACGGCGTTGATCGAAGTCGACGGCACGCTCACCATGGACTGGGCAAGGACACGCGACCCTTCGGTCACGCAGTACGCCGATCTGGCCACCTCGCGGATCGTTATCGACCTGATCCGTGAAGAAGTGGAAAAGGCGAATGCGAAGTTGGCGCGGGCAGAGCAGATCAAGGCGTTCAGGATATTCCCCGAGGAACTCACACCGGAAAACGGAGTGATGACCGCCACGCGCAAGAAGCGCCGCAAGGCATTGATGGCACGCTACGTGCACATTATTGCCGACCTTTACGACGATGCCGAAGAACAGTTGATCAAGGAGCAGCTTGCCGGTTCAGGGTCAGCAGCTTCCGTTCACCAGCAATAG
- a CDS encoding LLM class flavin-dependent oxidoreductase, with amino-acid sequence MPLKFGFWSEQETQVGHSYSNRLRELVREALFAEQMGFDFVALSEQHFALGGVSSSAPEVVFGYLAAVTSRIKLRPAVALMPKAINHALRTAERLAATDILSDGRMEMYCGRANTTIAMRAFNVSPEETLPQMEEGMALLRKAMREDVFTFEGKYYQVPPRSLVPKPLQKPYPVLGVAATSANSHAWAGSEGLAVMSHAIYQGWEKQKGLLDTYWKSWKRDETGPLHKPRAGMPIFIGIGKTDQEAKDIYARAIMNYARISTDAYPRLAKLADNYAYMAESVPAMQRAAEDWDYLLNESATTVCGSPDTVIRQLEQYEKLGIDEVLLHIDSVPHEQIMSTIEMVGRYVIPHFNDRNNIVRPTEELLEKIRAMRPQAANPQQTQG; translated from the coding sequence ATGCCATTGAAATTTGGTTTTTGGTCCGAGCAGGAGACGCAGGTCGGGCATAGCTACTCGAACAGGCTTCGCGAGCTGGTTCGCGAAGCACTGTTCGCCGAGCAAATGGGTTTCGACTTTGTTGCTTTGTCGGAGCAGCACTTTGCGCTTGGCGGAGTGTCGAGTTCGGCGCCTGAAGTGGTCTTTGGTTATCTCGCGGCCGTCACTTCGCGAATCAAGCTTCGTCCTGCCGTGGCGTTGATGCCGAAGGCCATCAATCACGCACTGCGTACCGCGGAACGGCTGGCGGCCACCGACATCCTCTCCGACGGCCGGATGGAGATGTATTGCGGTCGCGCCAACACGACGATCGCCATGCGCGCGTTCAACGTATCGCCCGAGGAAACCCTTCCGCAAATGGAAGAGGGTATGGCGCTGTTGCGCAAAGCGATGCGTGAGGACGTTTTCACCTTCGAAGGGAAGTATTACCAGGTGCCGCCCCGGTCACTCGTGCCGAAGCCGTTGCAAAAACCGTATCCCGTGCTCGGCGTTGCCGCCACCAGCGCGAACAGCCATGCTTGGGCTGGATCGGAAGGCCTCGCGGTGATGAGTCATGCGATTTATCAGGGATGGGAAAAACAGAAGGGTCTGCTGGACACCTACTGGAAGAGCTGGAAGCGCGATGAGACCGGACCGTTGCACAAGCCGCGTGCCGGCATGCCGATCTTCATCGGTATCGGCAAGACCGACCAGGAAGCGAAGGACATTTACGCCCGCGCGATCATGAACTATGCGCGCATCTCGACCGATGCCTATCCGCGGCTCGCCAAACTCGCGGACAACTACGCGTACATGGCCGAAAGCGTGCCTGCGATGCAACGCGCCGCCGAAGATTGGGACTACCTCCTGAACGAATCCGCCACCACGGTGTGCGGAAGCCCCGATACCGTCATCCGTCAGTTGGAGCAATACGAGAAGCTCGGAATCGACGAGGTGCTGCTGCATATCGACTCGGTACCGCACGAGCAGATCATGTCGACGATCGAAATGGTGGGGCGCTACGTGATTCCTCATTTCAACGATCGAAACAATATCGTCCGCCCGACCGAGGAGTTGCTCGAGAAGATTCGCGCCATGCGCCCGCAGGCTGCCAACCCGCAGCAAACTCAAGGATGA
- a CDS encoding enoyl-CoA hydratase/isomerase family protein, which yields MNTSSRYQYLNVEQRSSGVAIVTMNRPEILNAINWDMHSELERVFVDLDHDKSVKAIVLTGAGRGFCSGGDQKSIDNGDIPSATRGGRHLVRNMLEVEVPIVAAVNGVAVGLGATLALFCDMIYASPTARFADTHVNAGVVAGDGGAVIWPLLLGPVRARHYLMTGDFVSAEEALTMGMINKIVESDKLLEAAIDYAELLASGPRDAIVWTKYCVNKLVKQNAHLLLDTSIALETITFNSPERREAAASFTERRKRFGDNWR from the coding sequence ATGAATACGTCTTCGCGCTATCAGTATCTGAATGTCGAACAACGGTCCTCCGGTGTCGCGATTGTCACGATGAATCGCCCGGAAATCCTGAACGCCATCAATTGGGACATGCACAGCGAGCTGGAACGGGTGTTCGTCGATCTGGATCACGACAAATCGGTCAAGGCGATCGTATTGACCGGCGCCGGCCGCGGTTTCTGCTCCGGCGGCGATCAGAAGTCGATCGACAATGGCGATATCCCGTCGGCGACGCGCGGCGGCCGTCACCTCGTGAGAAACATGCTCGAGGTCGAGGTGCCGATCGTGGCGGCGGTCAATGGCGTGGCCGTGGGTCTGGGCGCGACGCTGGCGCTGTTCTGCGACATGATTTATGCGAGCCCGACCGCACGGTTCGCCGATACGCACGTCAATGCCGGTGTCGTGGCCGGCGACGGTGGTGCGGTGATCTGGCCGCTTCTTCTCGGGCCGGTCCGCGCTCGGCACTATCTGATGACGGGCGACTTCGTCAGCGCCGAGGAAGCGCTGACGATGGGGATGATCAACAAGATCGTCGAAAGCGACAAGCTGCTGGAGGCGGCGATCGATTACGCGGAACTGCTCGCGAGCGGTCCGCGCGACGCGATCGTCTGGACGAAATACTGTGTCAACAAGCTCGTCAAGCAGAATGCTCATCTGCTACTCGATACGTCGATCGCTCTGGAGACGATCACGTTCAATTCCCCCGAGCGCCGCGAAGCGGCGGCTTCGTTCACCGAAAGGCGCAAGCGCTTTGGAGACAACTGGAGATGA
- a CDS encoding AraC family transcriptional regulator, with protein MSASRGMTDQVKINYQPFDPDLVDLPVISVLLETIGKEDELPMHVHRKGQMVVALSGSVMCRSPSGWWIVPPNGAVWIPGGIPHSNHASDFAKLYVIFIPPDEAGLPTDCRSFTITPLIRELIRSLARFPPDYPKDGPVGRLARVLLDQLALLAPDDVFLPISDNPRLQQIASALLDNPADRSTIAEWGRRYAMSERTLARLVRSETGMTFGRWRERLHIIIALQRLSAGASVHAVALELGYEGPNSFITMFKKTMGRSPGRFRVDKKEASSR; from the coding sequence ATGTCCGCTTCGCGAGGCATGACAGACCAGGTGAAGATCAACTATCAACCGTTCGATCCGGACTTAGTCGATTTGCCGGTCATTTCCGTTCTTCTGGAGACGATTGGAAAAGAGGATGAGCTGCCGATGCACGTTCATCGCAAGGGGCAAATGGTCGTCGCATTGAGCGGGTCGGTCATGTGCCGATCACCGAGCGGATGGTGGATCGTCCCGCCCAACGGGGCGGTGTGGATTCCGGGTGGCATTCCTCACAGCAATCATGCTTCCGATTTCGCCAAGCTGTACGTCATCTTCATTCCACCGGACGAAGCCGGTCTGCCCACCGACTGCCGCAGCTTTACGATCACGCCACTCATCCGCGAGCTGATCCGTTCGCTGGCCCGATTCCCACCCGACTATCCGAAGGACGGCCCGGTAGGTCGGCTCGCCAGAGTATTGCTGGATCAGCTTGCGCTGCTGGCGCCCGACGACGTCTTTCTCCCAATCTCCGACAATCCCCGGCTTCAACAGATCGCCTCGGCGTTGCTCGACAACCCCGCCGACCGCAGCACGATCGCGGAATGGGGGCGCCGATATGCGATGAGCGAACGTACGCTCGCGCGGCTGGTACGCAGCGAAACCGGCATGACCTTCGGGCGCTGGCGCGAGCGTCTGCATATCATCATTGCGCTTCAACGATTGTCGGCAGGCGCGTCGGTTCACGCCGTAGCGCTCGAGCTCGGTTATGAAGGTCCGAATTCGTTCATCACCATGTTCAAGAAGACCATGGGACGAAGTCCCGGCAGATTTCGAGTGGACAAGAAGGAGGCTTCGTCGCGTTGA
- a CDS encoding creatininase family protein, with protein sequence MGNRQLPETLHLARMTYEDVTAALDTQFDRVIIPCGAIEQHGPHLPLSMDADHADALAVEVATLLGRTLIAPTIQAGCSKHHMAFPGTISLQEHTYAALCHDYCVSLATHGFKRIYLFSAHVGNFNTLHAMLPGLRQAVGPDVQVLAYTNHQAWLREWRLAVEEAGGDPESVGGHADIAETSLMIHLHPDSVRLAQLTAGHVGVMTTEQLNRMWKEGVASISRNGVLGDARGSSREIGEACLRATARLLASAFAAESSA encoded by the coding sequence GTGGGCAATCGCCAACTACCGGAAACGCTGCATCTCGCGCGCATGACGTATGAGGACGTGACGGCCGCATTGGACACGCAGTTCGATCGTGTCATCATTCCTTGCGGCGCAATCGAGCAGCACGGCCCCCATCTGCCGCTGAGCATGGATGCCGATCATGCTGACGCGCTAGCGGTGGAAGTCGCCACGTTGCTGGGGCGAACCCTGATCGCACCGACGATACAAGCAGGATGCTCGAAGCACCACATGGCCTTCCCGGGCACGATCTCGTTGCAGGAGCACACGTATGCCGCACTCTGCCACGATTACTGCGTGAGCCTCGCAACACACGGATTCAAGCGCATCTACCTGTTCTCGGCGCATGTCGGCAACTTCAATACCCTTCATGCGATGTTGCCGGGATTGCGACAGGCTGTCGGGCCGGACGTGCAGGTGCTTGCCTATACGAATCATCAGGCGTGGCTGCGTGAATGGCGGCTGGCGGTCGAGGAAGCCGGCGGCGATCCGGAATCCGTGGGCGGGCACGCCGACATCGCCGAAACCTCCCTCATGATCCACCTTCATCCCGACAGTGTTCGACTCGCTCAACTCACGGCAGGCCATGTGGGCGTCATGACGACCGAGCAATTGAACCGGATGTGGAAGGAAGGCGTGGCGTCCATCTCCCGAAACGGCGTGCTCGGCGATGCACGAGGATCATCACGCGAGATTGGCGAGGCCTGTCTGCGTGCGACGGCCAGACTTCTCGCGTCGGCATTTGCGGCCGAATCATCGGCGTAA
- a CDS encoding flavin reductase: protein MIALSPDRTTFREAMARIGAAVNIITTTTPSGDVGMTVSAVCSVTDDPATVLVCIGRSSRQYGYFSTAGIICVNVLSHEHEMLAPIFAGKGDVQMTERFTYGEWTRLVTGAPVLATAAASLDCTVDRSIDIGTHTVFFCAVQALHLGSACSGLVYHGRTYHRLPQQHA from the coding sequence GTGATAGCACTTTCCCCTGACCGCACGACCTTCCGCGAAGCCATGGCCCGTATCGGTGCCGCGGTGAATATCATCACCACCACGACACCTTCTGGCGATGTCGGCATGACGGTGTCCGCGGTGTGCTCCGTCACCGATGACCCCGCCACGGTGCTCGTTTGCATAGGCCGGTCCAGCCGTCAATATGGCTACTTCAGCACGGCGGGCATCATCTGTGTCAACGTTCTTTCCCATGAGCATGAAATGCTTGCACCGATCTTCGCGGGCAAGGGAGATGTGCAGATGACCGAGCGCTTCACGTACGGCGAGTGGACCCGTCTCGTCACGGGTGCGCCGGTGCTGGCGACTGCGGCTGCGAGTCTCGACTGCACGGTGGACCGAAGCATCGACATCGGCACACATACCGTCTTTTTCTGCGCCGTGCAGGCGTTACATCTTGGTTCGGCGTGTTCGGGCCTCGTGTATCACGGGCGCACTTATCATCGGCTGCCGCAGCAGCATGCGTGA
- a CDS encoding enoyl-CoA hydratase/isomerase family protein produces the protein MKTDELICTYVDADIVRLTINRPPANALSEPLITALISIFRDLAQQDVPPGIVLTGAGEKFFCAGGDINEVADHDLALSRMEAFHAFLAQLEQYPSPLVCAVNGYAVGAGFEMVLHADYVVASAESRLGFPEINHGLLPAAKGMRHASALLGQRAARSLLFSGELITAGEALEIGAVDTISARDETLRDALAKCRELCAKDRQLFAAIKRTLRESPRMNDAALLQMTLDDLRGYLGNAKTADARSRFLNRNKKD, from the coding sequence ATGAAAACCGACGAATTGATTTGCACATACGTCGACGCGGACATTGTGCGGCTGACGATCAACCGGCCACCGGCGAACGCGCTGAGCGAACCGCTCATCACCGCATTGATTTCCATTTTCCGCGACCTCGCTCAACAAGACGTGCCACCCGGCATCGTGCTCACCGGGGCGGGAGAGAAGTTCTTTTGTGCCGGCGGCGATATCAATGAAGTGGCGGACCATGATCTCGCGCTGTCGCGCATGGAAGCGTTCCACGCGTTCCTGGCGCAACTCGAGCAGTATCCGAGCCCGCTCGTGTGCGCGGTCAACGGCTATGCAGTGGGCGCCGGATTCGAAATGGTGCTGCATGCGGATTACGTCGTCGCGTCCGCTGAATCCCGGCTGGGATTTCCCGAGATCAATCACGGCTTGCTGCCCGCGGCGAAAGGCATGCGCCACGCATCGGCCCTGCTGGGTCAACGTGCCGCGCGTTCGCTGCTTTTTTCCGGCGAACTGATCACTGCCGGAGAAGCGCTCGAGATAGGCGCGGTGGACACGATATCCGCGCGCGATGAGACGCTGCGAGACGCGCTGGCCAAATGCCGCGAGCTTTGCGCCAAAGATCGCCAACTCTTCGCCGCCATCAAGAGAACGCTGCGCGAGAGTCCACGGATGAACGACGCAGCTCTGCTGCAGATGACGCTCGATGACCTGCGTGGATATCTCGGTAACGCGAAGACCGCGGACGCAAGATCCAGGTTTCTGAACCGCAACAAGAAGGACTGA